CCCTGCACCAGGCCGCCGACGACCTCCGGGCCGGCGACTGGGGCAACGCACTCGCCATGGCGAAGATGGGCTCGTACCCGGTGGCGCAGTGGTTCAACGGCACCGCCACCCCGCAGGAGACCACCGCCGCGATGGCGAAGCTCCAGTCCAGGGCCGCCCTGCAGCACCAGACCCCGGTGGTCGTGGCGTACAACGTGCCGGGCCGGGACTGCTCGCAGTACTCCGCCGGCGGCGCCTCCAACTCCGCCGAGTACGCCGCCTGGATCGACGGCCTCGCCCGGGGCATCGGCGACCGCGGCACCATCGTGGTCCTGGAGCCGGACGGCCTCGCCCTCAGCCCCGCCTTCTGCGGCGGCACCGCACAGCAGCAGGCCGACCGGCTGGCCGAGATCAACGGCGCCGTCGACCGGCTCGCCCGGCAGCCGCGCGCAGCCGTCTACCTGGACGCCGGGCACAGCGGCTGGCAGTCCACCGGCACCATGGCGAAGCTGCTGGTGGACGGCGGCGTGGAGCGCGCCCAGGGCTTCTTCCTCAACGTCTCCAACTACCAGCGCGACGCCGACCTGGTGCGCTACGGCACCCAGGTCGCCAAGTGCACCTGGCACCTGACCCACACCCCGGGCGCGGTGGCCGACGACTGCGCCAACCAGTACTGGCCGCAGGCCGA
This genomic window from Streptomyces sp. TLI_235 contains:
- a CDS encoding endoglucanase, producing the protein MSRPRRRIAAESAALAAAAAVCCLPATATAATGHDRSTGRAPGPGAGFYVDLDSKALHQAADDLRAGDWGNALAMAKMGSYPVAQWFNGTATPQETTAAMAKLQSRAALQHQTPVVVAYNVPGRDCSQYSAGGASNSAEYAAWIDGLARGIGDRGTIVVLEPDGLALSPAFCGGTAQQQADRLAEINGAVDRLARQPRAAVYLDAGHSGWQSTGTMAKLLVDGGVERAQGFFLNVSNYQRDADLVRYGTQVAKCTWHLTHTPGAVADDCANQYWPQADADAWYTAHVPADAKLPHFVVDSSRNGQGPWTPTASYPDAQTWCNPPGRGLGTRPTANTGTPLLDAFLWLKVPGESDGSCTRGTTGGTDPEYGAADPAAGVWWPAQAHTLAANASPALGFNLPAGTDR